TGTCGAGCAACACGGCTGCAACACGCTCGCCGGCATGGCCATCAAGCAGGTTTCCGAACACGGCACCCATATACGCCTGCCGTTTCTCGTGTAGTTCCGCCGGATTCTCCAGCGATCGTTGCAGCATGGCATGCATGTCCTCTACCGATCGCGCGATCATTGTTGCGCCACTTTCGGCAATGGGTTTGAAGTGATCGAAGTCGATGTGCCGGCTCCAGCGGTCCGCATGTGCCAGCGTACTCCCCGGAGGATCGAAGCCGATGTTGATGACCGGTTTGTCGAGCATGAGAAATTCGAGTGTGACGGTGGAGGCGGCATTGATGCTCACGGCGGCGTGATGCAGAAGACTCGTGTACATCTCCAGATCGTCATACCGTGGAGTCGCCCAGCGTTCGTCCCAACCCGCGGCGGGAAATACGACGTCGGGAAAACTGCGGCGTGAGAAGGCGCGCATTTCTTCACCGAGGCCTTTCACATATACGCGGACGACAAGTTGCGGCACATCCTTGACACCGAGCTTTTCGAGCATGCCGATAACGGTCTCGATGTGTTTTTCCTCCTCACGAAAATGAAACGTCACACCGGTGGTCCACAGAATGAACGGACGTGCCGGATCTATTCCGAGACGCGCACATAATTCCTGCCTCGGAAGTATATACTGCGGATCGAAGTGAAAATCGAACTGCGGTGTACCGGTGACATGAATAGTTTTCTCCGGGATGCCGGGATACAAGTCCAGCAATTGCCTCTTCATCGGTTCGTGCCAGACCAGATAATGGTCGTACGGGACAAAGATGCGGCTGCGCGACGTCAGATTGTCCCAGGAAAAAATAAAACCCGCCACGCGATACCCAAGGCGACGAGCAACTTTCGCCGGTAATTCGCCCGCCTGCCCATGAATATGCGAGGTATTAAAAACCAGATCCGGAGCGAGACGGCGGAAAAGATCGTCGAGTTCACGCGTGGGTCGGAAAAACCAGCTTAAGGCCTGTTCCAGGCGTGTCATACTCGAGAGAAGCGGCCTGAAGGCCAATGTGCGCAGTACCGCGCGTTTGAGCCCGAGTTTGATCCTTGCACTGGTACCGTGTGCGCGCGCATCAGCGAACTCCCACACGTTTTGCGCGACCTTGCTCCATAACCATCGAAAATGGGCATCGTGAATCAGCGCCCTGAAACGCACGATCCAGCCGCGTTCCGGATACTCTGTCAACTGCACGATTTCGTCGATATACTGTCGCGCGGGAGCGAAGAACGCTTCGTCTTCTATCACTGTCAACACGGTGAGACGCGCATGTTCGTGGAGTCGTCGCAGGACGCTGGAGTACAGAAAGTTGCGAACGGCTTCACCGCGGACGATGATCAGGACGATATGTGGGCGATGGGGCAATGGATGGGCTATGTTGAAAGTTGAAGGTGGAAAGTGCGTGCCCGCCGAAAGACTGAAGGCGCGTAGGCGGGGTTTATACGCGACGGAGGCGTTCGCGGGCAATCGATTCTTCAGGATAGACCTGTTTGATTCCGTCGCCGAGGGCATCCTCAACGGCGCGTATATAGGTGACGAGACGTTTAAATCCGCCGGGCTCGATGGATGCCGCCTGATCCGATCCCCACATGGAGCGATCGAGGGTGATGTGGCGTTCCACCGCGCACGCCCCGAGTGCCACCGCCGCCGCCGTGGTCGGGAGACCGACCTCATGCCCCGAGTAGCCCACCGGACATGGGAACACATCGCGCAGCGTCCTGATCATGTTCAGATTCAGTTGTGTGTTGGGACACGGGTAGGTACTTGTTGCATGCATAATGAGCAGCCGTTCGACGTCGAGCAAGGACACGGCGGACCGTATCTCGTCCATGGTGGACATGCCCGTCGATAACAACAATGGCTTCCCCGTCCCTCGCAATTTCTCGAGCAGGGCAGTATCCGTGACGGCGGCGGACTGCACCTTGTAACACGGAGGATCGAACGATTCCATAAAATCGACGGCCTCCTCGTCCCAGCACGAGGCGAACCAGTCAATGCCGCGCGCGCGGCAGTGTTCTGCAATGTCCTCATACTCCTCTTTCCAGAACTCCACTTTATGCCGATACTCGAGATATGTTATATAACCCCATGGAGTCTCGCGCATTTTGGACTTCTGGGCCTCGGGAACACACAACTCGGGAGTACGTTTCTGAAATTTCACCGCGTCGCACCCGGCATCACTGGCAGCATCGATCAGTCGTTTTGCGTTGTCGAGACTGCCGTTGTGGTTGATGCCGATTTCGGCGATGATATACACGGGGTGGCCGTCACCGACGGGCCGCGAGCCGATCTGCAGTGTGCGTGTCATGCTGGGGAATTTGAATGATGTGTCGCCGTTGACGTGAATTCAGAGTGTGACAGAATACGAATCCGCTGTGTTGCCCAGACGCAGGGCTGTCTCGATAAGATGCAGCGATGTAAATCGATCGTCGATATAGTAATCCGCGCCCGGCTTTCCCATGTACAGCCGGTGATACTTCACACCCCAATCCTGCATCTGGCGCTCTGTTACCGCACGCCAATCCAGACCGGTCATGGTGCCGCGCGCCGTATACAGGAATATGGTATTCCCCGCGTCGTAGAGACGGTTGACAAGAGCAATCGAATCGTGGATGGGGCCGGCGGTGTCGTACCGCATGTCGCGCACGATGGTGGCGAGTACCCCGTCGATGTCGAAGGCAAAGGTTCGTCCGCGAACATCGGGCAGCACACCCGTGCCGGCCTTCTCGAGATCGAACAGGTCGTCGATGTCGAAGAAGTGATCCATCAGGTGTCCGCGAATGCGCGTCCCCGACATCAGTCCTTGTTCGAGTATCACACTGCTTCGCACCACGTCGATGCATCCGTTGTGATAATATACACGCGGGAGTTGCTGACGCGGCATATTGTAGGGTTCACGAAGATCGGACGACATCACCGGGACGAGCATGTCCGCGTCTCCAAGAGTCCACATTTTATACGGCGTGATGGGTACCGGCGAGATGCTGCGCACCGAATCGAGACTGTTGTCGGAGGCGAGTTGCTCGATACACGCGGTGATGTCCCGCGTGTCGCGAATTGGATACGTGGGACGCAGATGGACGCAGATATCGGGAATCGCGCCCTCGTTCTCCTTCATCCATGTCAGCGTGTGATGGAAGACTTCCAGATCCGTGCTATTGTCCTGCGCGAATTCGGGCGGACGCAGGAAGGGCGTCTCGGCCCCGTATTCACGGGCGATCCGCGCATACTCCTCGCTGTCGGTGCTCACCAGCACGCGGTGAATTGCCTCGCAGGCGAGCGCCTGTTCGATGCTGTGCGCGAGCAAGGGCTTGCCCTTGAACGGATAAATGTTTTTATCACGCAGACTCTTCGAGCCGGCACGCGCGGGAATGAGGGCGAGAACGTTCATCGTGTTGGTTGGGACGGTGGGTGTGTCAGGTGTAAACGTGAAACGGATGCCTCCTTGTCACGTTATGCGAATGTCTCGGGACTGCGTCGACGCAGTCTGAGTACATATATCCACGATCTCAGACTCGATACGCGGCACGCATACCCCGGAGCTATGGTCATCATACGCAACATCGACAGCACGCCCCTCCAAAGGGACGGTGACTGCAATGCGTATTTTCTGTATCCATGCGCGAGGATGCGACGCGCCGTACGTCGTCGCGACCGGTCGGCCGCGGTGTTGCCATCGAGGAAGCGCAAGGGGAGAGCGGCGAATTCCCTGTAAAACGGCAAAGTGTCGGCATCACTTTTATTCGCACCATGCATACGGAAGGCGGCATAGACCGCCTCCGAGAGAGTGATGCCGCGCACTCGAGCCACACGCATCAGCAATTCTCTGTCCATTGTGTAACGCAATTCTTCTTGGACCGTCCGTCCCACTTCGTCGAGACATGCGGCAGAATAAAACGTCGCCACTTGATGCAGCCGGTACGAGGTTCCTGTGCTAAAATCGGCGGGTGTTCCCCCTTCCACATACGGAAGACGAGGTGATGACATGATGCAGGAGGCGCTGTCCATGTACACAAAAGCGCCCGTCACCGCTCCGCATGTCGGATCCGCCTTCCAGCGCTCGGCGGCATCGCGCAACGCGCCGGGCATCAGCATGTCGTCGCTGCCCATGAAGGTCAGAAGCCGACCCTGCGCGACGGCAAAACCCTTGTTCACCGCATGGGCCTGTCCGCGGTCGGGTTCGCTGACCGACCAGGTCAGAAGATCCCTGTACGCGGCGAGAATGTGTGGCGTGGTGTCGTTGCTGCCTCCGTCAACCACGATGCACTCAACATCGTCGTACGCCTGCAACAATACGCTCCGTATCGCCTCCTCGAGATATTCACCCTGTTGATACGATGGGATGATGATGCTGAAACGAGGGTCTCCGGGCTGTCCGGGTTGAGAAGTGTCTACCATGTCATAGGGCCAGCCCGCGCGTGGCGACAATGGGGCCACCATACGGCGGCATCGCTCGGCATATGTCATGGCACTATGTACTGCTCCCAGAAAGTCCTATCCCATTTTGCCCATGCGTGGCATCCAAACGGGAGCGCCCCACCGTTCATCGCCACCCAGTGACGGGGATTTTTTTCCACGGAGAAGCGGGAAGCGACCTCGATCGGCGCGATGGAAAAGTCGGGATCGAACAGAGGTGCACGCAACGACCAGAAGAGGTCTTCATTGAGACGATACGCCGCGGCGTAGCTTTCGGCACCCCGGCGCATCGCGCGGCGGATGCTCCAGAGTTTCCGATACTGTTTCCACTTCGGGAGTATTGCAACATCCGCGGGAAATGCGGCGCCGGGAAGAGCGCCTATTCGAGCCGGGCCGGATTTTTCGAGCACCTGCAAACACGCCGTGACACGACGGAGGCTGAATCCGCCGTTACCAACAAACACGGGCGAGCTATCATCATCCTTGTGCACGTACACGGGTGCCCCGATATAGTCGTACCCCGCGTCGCACCAGTGGTTGAGATCGTCCGCAAAAACCAGCGCGTCCAACTGGCAGATGAGAATGAACTCGTAGGCAGCAAACCTCCGATAAAAATTCGGCGTGAGTAACAGTGTGCTGTACGCGTCGATGCTGGTAAAAAATTTGTTCGGAAATACTATGGGAGAAAACGGAAAGTCGCCTGACACACAGTGTTCGGGAATAATACAAAATGTATCCCACGCCGCGAGATGCTTGCGGAGATGACGCACCGTGGGTTCTTCCAGTGGATCGATCATATCCCTATACATGGGTATCACGATTGCGGCACGTGTCATGCTGCTAACGTCTGACACTTATTCTGTGACCGACAAGTCGAAGTACCGGCGCCTGTAATCACGGTAGCCCTCGAGCTTGCCACGTATACTCGATCGCAGCAACGAGATCTGCATCCAGTGTGTCAGACCGAACACACGCAGCATGCCCGGCTGATTGCGGTTCCCGACACAGAGGTCGTACGCGGCAAACAGCCAGGCGGTGGCCGGCGACCAGTAGTTGCGCGCTGTAAACAACATATTGTTGCGCGACCATTGACGCACCGCGGCAATTGTCCGTGCACGCTCCTGCAGTCCCTGCGGGCGCGGGGTTGCCTTGTGAAGACCTGTGTACCGTGTGGAATACTCGATGTAATACCCTGCCCGCACAAAGCGCCGGCAGAGTTCGGTTTCGGAACGATAGCCAATACCGTTACTTGTATAAAATGTTGGAAAAAATCCCACTCTCCTGGCGATGTCCGTACGGAACGCCTGACACGCACCCTTCACATGGTCCACCCGGTGTTCCATCCCATACGGCAGATAATACATTCGTGTCGAGACGCGCCCCCATCGTGATATTTTTCCGGCTGCATAGGTGTAGCGGGCGATCCGATACCACCAGCGCCGCAGTCCGGAAACCCCTCTTTCGAGCTCTACTTCCCTGTGTCCGAGTCCAAGCACACCCAGTGACGGATCGCCTGCAAAACGCTCGATCATATATCCGAGAGTATCCGGGTCCAGCATCTCCCAGTCGTCGTCCATGCTCAGGATGATATCCGCGCGGGCCATACGGCAGCCGATGTTACGCGAAATAAAATCACCCTGTTCCGTTGTGATTACATATATAATTCTGGGATCACCCGCGGCGAGAGCACGCATCACCGCTTCGGTATTGTCTGTGGAGGGGCCGTTATCCACCACGATGATCTCGAAGCGCTTCTCGTTCTGCATCTGCAGCGATACAACCGCTTCTTTCAACACCTGTCCCCGGTTATATGTAGGTATAACCACGGAAAAACGAGGAACCTCGCCACCGTCCTGATTCAGACGAATGATTGTCCGGCCGTTGCCATCGTGTGTTTCGTGTAACGTATGCATCATTCTCTGCGGCGGCACTCAGACGGATGGTTTCCGGTGATGATCATACAGATGTCATCCGGTTTGTAATACGAGTCGGAGAAGTTCATCCACAGAACATCCACGGTGAGGAAATGGCGAATGGTCGTCATCACTCTCACGTGAGAGAGGATGCCCTGCTGTTGCGTCATCCAGCCCACGGAGAAGTGTTATCAGCTCCCTTCCTTCACGAATCGGAACAGCGACCTCATCGATAAGATCAATGGGCTCATCCATTCCATGTACCAAGAGCCGCCCTGCCGTTTTTCCGACTCCTGCCGCCAGATACAATCCCGTGGAGGATGCGGAGAGCACCACACGCACTGTGGGGCAGCGGAGAAGCTCCGGAAGTGTCGCGTCGGTGTATCCGAGAAGCCCCGTGTTTCCGAGTGCGCGCAGTTCCGCGCAGACCGCGGATTCACCGATCCTGTCTCCTACATGATGTTCCTTGATAAGGAAATACCACTCCGGGTTGGCGGTTGCAACAGGTAGCAGCAGGGAGAGCATGTTCCGAGTGCCTTCGACGAGCCGGGGGATGGCTTCGACAAACTGCGACAGGACCAGAACGACCGGGCGGCCGCTGCTCTGTCTGCGGAGTACGGCGTCGCGCTGCAGATCGGCCGCGATATCCGCACCCTCGAGAATTAGATCGAATTCCGCGTTACCCGTGATGTGTATGTT
This is a stretch of genomic DNA from Ignavibacteriota bacterium. It encodes these proteins:
- a CDS encoding N-acetylneuraminate synthase family protein encodes the protein MTRTLQIGSRPVGDGHPVYIIAEIGINHNGSLDNAKRLIDAASDAGCDAVKFQKRTPELCVPEAQKSKMRETPWGYITYLEYRHKVEFWKEEYEDIAEHCRARGIDWFASCWDEEAVDFMESFDPPCYKVQSAAVTDTALLEKLRGTGKPLLLSTGMSTMDEIRSAVSLLDVERLLIMHATSTYPCPNTQLNLNMIRTLRDVFPCPVGYSGHEVGLPTTAAAVALGACAVERHITLDRSMWGSDQAASIEPGGFKRLVTYIRAVEDALGDGIKQVYPEESIARERLRRV
- a CDS encoding acylneuraminate cytidylyltransferase family protein; the protein is MNVLALIPARAGSKSLRDKNIYPFKGKPLLAHSIEQALACEAIHRVLVSTDSEEYARIAREYGAETPFLRPPEFAQDNSTDLEVFHHTLTWMKENEGAIPDICVHLRPTYPIRDTRDITACIEQLASDNSLDSVRSISPVPITPYKMWTLGDADMLVPVMSSDLREPYNMPRQQLPRVYYHNGCIDVVRSSVILEQGLMSGTRIRGHLMDHFFDIDDLFDLEKAGTGVLPDVRGRTFAFDIDGVLATIVRDMRYDTAGPIHDSIALVNRLYDAGNTIFLYTARGTMTGLDWRAVTERQMQDWGVKYHRLYMGKPGADYYIDDRFTSLHLIETALRLGNTADSYSVTL
- a CDS encoding glycosyltransferase, coding for MVDTSQPGQPGDPRFSIIIPSYQQGEYLEEAIRSVLLQAYDDVECIVVDGGSNDTTPHILAAYRDLLTWSVSEPDRGQAHAVNKGFAVAQGRLLTFMGSDDMLMPGALRDAAERWKADPTCGAVTGAFVYMDSASCIMSSPRLPYVEGGTPADFSTGTSYRLHQVATFYSAACLDEVGRTVQEELRYTMDRELLMRVARVRGITLSEAVYAAFRMHGANKSDADTLPFYREFAALPLRFLDGNTAADRSRRRTARRILAHGYRKYALQSPSLWRGVLSMLRMMTIAPGYACRVSSLRSWIYVLRLRRRSPETFA
- a CDS encoding glycosyltransferase family 2 protein; its protein translation is MMHTLHETHDGNGRTIIRLNQDGGEVPRFSVVIPTYNRGQVLKEAVVSLQMQNEKRFEIIVVDNGPSTDNTEAVMRALAAGDPRIIYVITTEQGDFISRNIGCRMARADIILSMDDDWEMLDPDTLGYMIERFAGDPSLGVLGLGHREVELERGVSGLRRWWYRIARYTYAAGKISRWGRVSTRMYYLPYGMEHRVDHVKGACQAFRTDIARRVGFFPTFYTSNGIGYRSETELCRRFVRAGYYIEYSTRYTGLHKATPRPQGLQERARTIAAVRQWSRNNMLFTARNYWSPATAWLFAAYDLCVGNRNQPGMLRVFGLTHWMQISLLRSSIRGKLEGYRDYRRRYFDLSVTE